The Meles meles chromosome 6, mMelMel3.1 paternal haplotype, whole genome shotgun sequence genome has a window encoding:
- the LOC123944579 gene encoding olfactory receptor 4N5 produces the protein MERENNTVVTEFILLGLTQSQQAQLLVFVLVLVFYLIILPGNFLIILTIRLDPGLTAPLYFFLGNLAFLDASYSFIVAPRMLMDFLSEKKIISYRGCITQLFFLHFLGAGEMFLLVVMAFDRYIAICHPLHYSTVMNPRVCYALLLALWLGGFTHSIVQVALILHLPFCGPNKLDNFFCDVPQVIKLACTDTFVVELLMVSNSGLLTLLCFLGLLTSYAVILCRVQGHSSEGKNKALSTCTTHIIIVFLMFGPAIFIYTRPFRAFPADKVVSLFHTVIFPLMNPVIYTLRNQEVKASMKKLLNRHMAC, from the coding sequence atggagagggagaataaCACAGTGGTGACAGAATTCATCCTCCTCGGTCTGACCCAGTCTCAACAGGCTCAACTCCTAGTCTTCGTGTTAGTCTTAGTTTTCTACCTCATCATCCTCCCTGGAAATTTCCTCATCATCCTCACCATCAGATTAGACCCTGGCCTCACAGCCCCACTCTACTTCTTTCTGGGCAATTTAGCTTTCCTTGATGCATCCTATTCCTTCATTGTGGCTCCGAGGATGCTGATGGACTTCCTCTCTGAGAAGAAAATAATCTCCTACAGAGGCTGCATCACTCAGCTCTTTTTCTTGCACtttctgggggcgggggagatgTTCCTTCTTGTTGTGATGGCCTTTGACCGCTACATCGCCATCTGTCATCCTTTGCACTATTCTACAGTCATGAACCCTAGAGTCTGCTATGCCTTGCTGTTGGCTCTGTGGCTTGGGGGCTTCACTCATTCCATTGTACAAGTAGCCCTTATTCTCCACTTGCCCTTCTGTGGTCCAAACAAGCTGGATAACTTCTTCTGTGATGTGCCACAGGTCATCAAGCTGGCCTGCACAGACACTTTTGTGGTGGAGCTCCTGATGGTCTCCAACAGCGGCCTACTCACCCTGCTGTGCTTCCTGGGACTTCTGACCTCCTATGCAGTCATCCTCTGTCGTGTGCAGGGACATTCCTCTGAAGGGAAGAATAAGGCTCTTTCCACATGTACCACACACATTATCATTGTGTTTCTGATGTTTGGACCTGCCATCTTCATCTATACTCGCCCATTCAGAGCCTTCCCAGCTGACAAAGTGGTTTCTCTCTTTCACACGGTCATCTTTCCTTTGATGAACCCTGTGATTTATACCCTTCGCAACCAGGAAGTGAAAGCTTCCATGAAGAAGTTACTGAATCGTCACATGGCTTGCTGA
- the LOC123943566 gene encoding olfactory receptor 4K13-like: MDLPNNRSSVFEFILLGLSNFQEIQIFFFAIFFLVYVAIIVGNLLIVISVIADNHLHSPMYFFLANLSFFDLCLSSAATPKVIADFLRKRKTISLWGCMAQMFFMHFFGGGEMSLLIAMAMDRYVAICKPLHYKTIMNRRALIVFLLLSWAVGFIHTTSQMVFTAGLPFCGPNIVDSIFCDLPLVIKLACTDTYILELLVIANSGLLSLVCFIFLLISYIVMLVTIWQHSSRASSKAVSTLSAHITVVTLFFGPTIFIYAFPFSSYSVDKFLSVFYSIITPLLNPIIYTLRNQEMKAAIKRLSSQHLGSWLTS, translated from the coding sequence ATGGATCTCCCGAACAACAGATCAAGTGTTTTTGAGTTCATCTTGCTGGGACTTTCCAATTTTCAAGaaattcaaatattcttttttgcaATCTTCTTTCTTGTCTATGTAGCCATCATAGTAGGAAACCTCCTCATTGTGATCTCTGTAATAGCTGACAACCATCTTCACTcccccatgtatttctttctggcaaatttatcattttttgacTTATGTCTTTCTTCTGCTGCAACTCCCAAAGTAATTGCAGACTTCCTTAGAAAACGCAAGACCATCTCCTTGTGGGGCTGCATGGCCCAGATGTTTTTTATGCACTTCTTTGGGGGTGGAGAGATGTCTCTTCTGATAGCTATGGCCATGGATAGGTATGTTGCCATATGTAAACCCTTGCACTATAAGACCATCATGAATCGCAGGGCTCTCATTGTATTTCTACTGCTCTCGTGGGCAGTTGGGTTCATACATACCACAAGCCAGATGGTTTTCACCGCCGGTCTACCTTTCTGTGGTCCCAACATTGTGGACAGCATTTTCTGTGACCTTCCCCTGGTCATCAAGCTTGCCTGCACTGACACCTATATCCTAGAGCTCTTGGTGATTGCAAACAGTGGACTCCTCTCCCTGGTCTGCTTCATTTTCTTGCTCATATCCTATATTGTCATGCTGGTCACCATCTGGCAGCACTCCTCCAGGGCATCCTCTAAGGCAGTGTCCACACTATCTGCTCACATCACTGTGGTCACTCTCTTCTTTGGTCCCACTATCTTCATCTATGCTTTCCCATTCAGTAGTTACTCTGTAGATaagtttctttctgtgttttactCTATAATCACCCCCCTCCTTAACCCAATTATTTATACTCTGAGGAATCAGGAAATGAAAGCAGCCATTAAGAGACTCAGCAGCCAGCATCTTGGTTCCTGGCTCACTTCCTAA
- the LOC123944280 gene encoding olfactory receptor 4L1-like, with the protein MDIMNSSISEFVLLGLTNTWELEIFFFFIFLLAYAAIVAGNLLIMVTVTFDSLLYSTPMYFLLGNLSFLDMSISTITTPKMITDFLRENKSISLWGCMAQMFLLHFLGGSEMTLLIVMAVDRYIAICKPLHYTSIMNRRVLVGSVLLSWAVGFVHTMSQMVFTITLPFCGPNIVDNIFCDLPLVLKLACTETYILELLVIADSGLLSFICFILLLISYTVILVTVRRRSSGGLSKALSTLSAHITVVTLFFGPCIFIYAWPFSSFSVDKFLSVFYSVITPLLNPIIYTLRNQEMKAAMNRLRTQHIRSRQTF; encoded by the coding sequence ATGGATATAATGAATAGCTCAATATCTGAGTTTGTTTTGTTAGGACTCACCAACACTTGGGaacttgagattttcttttttttcatatttttgttggCCTATGCAGCAATTGTGGCAGGAAACCTTCTCATCATGGTCACTGTAACCTTTGACTCACTTCTGTACTCCACACCAATGTACTTCCTCCTTGGAAATCTCTCCTTCCTGGATATGTCTATTTCCACAATCACAACCCCTAAGATGATCACAGATTTCCTCAGGGAGAATAAAAGTATTTCTTTGTGGGGCTGTATGGCTCAGATGTTCCTCCTCCACTTTTTAGGCGGCAGCGAGATGACTCTTCTCATAGTCATGGCTGTTGATCGATACATTGCAATATGCAAACCTCTTCACTACACATCCATCATGAATCGCCGGGTCCTCGTGGGCTCTGTGCTGCTCTCGTGGGCTGTTGGTTTTGTGCATACGATGAGCCAGATGGTTTTTACTATCACCTTGCCCTTCTGTGGCCCCAACATAGTGGACAATATTTTTTGTGACCTTCCTCTAGTTCTAAAACTTGCCTGCACAGAGACCTATATTCTGGAGTTACTGGTAATTGCTGACAGTGGACTGTTGTCTTTCATCTGCTTCATACTCCTGCTCATTTCCTACACTGTCATTCTGGTAACTGTCCGACGTCGATCCTCTGGTGGACTCTCCAAGGCTCTGTCCACACTGTCTGCTCACATTACTGTGGTCACTCTATTCTTTGGGCCATGTATCTTCATTTATGCTTGGCCATTCAGTAGCTTTTCAGTGGATaaatttctttctgtgttttactCAGTTATCACACCCTTACTGAACCCCATTATTTACACTCTGagaaaccaggaaatgaaagcagCTATGAATAGACTGAGGACCCAACACATCAGATCCAGACAGACCTTCTAG